The following coding sequences lie in one Periophthalmus magnuspinnatus isolate fPerMag1 chromosome 24, fPerMag1.2.pri, whole genome shotgun sequence genomic window:
- the LOC117392558 gene encoding uncharacterized protein LOC117392558, with protein sequence MTMPKDKGWKRSLAAKRRREEQLEGKPAFPIAVHLPPFSTGAETFTRLGTGSRHSVKPWPTSTVTGKCHKLDLPPDLSSDKKFVLIVGNSHLRAVVDAIVPMPEGCLSFAISATPGGSARDLRMQLAAMTAKHLPKEPALVCVMAPCNNLTASRTVDEAAEEFGQLLRYVCGRWPKVCVVDFPPRLAGSVEIQTLLRQEYHRVSARFQVNFVQIADHFPRHRRELWCRDGIHLSDDAGMGILVQLLWQACYTQLEVSSPASSVAAPRPRTSTRRVSPRVVVTGPLPVPRPPPPEWIPIVRGRKNQPRDSAFPVGPKGRLVQREVETVFSIPLSPVLFSPAMLVEMDARFPFGLTSSVEDVATFPSGKKTSRARRRKAASSKKRQPKRQAEAVVVEVTPGSSPTSVAILDSFLEDQAEAVVVEVTPGTSPTSVVILDTFLEDESGDVEVTPGTSLASSRDQMQMLMDEAMDISPPVTPPLPPLTCPLLTCQPSSSVTSQPSLLSPPPAVQEERASDKDKSCAHVVPVGIPSVVRGSFHQGDFRFEYAGVQCMAIALVALAKHSVCNVFSWDQRQLDLVLNLGDALYTDRRNRGLTHGRDLLIASDLPRESVIDGQQFSFSFSQPVNGAANVVEHEFIEVGAWVTLDGALEQMLAQYNTCLMTLCGAACAVIKDNGRYAVVDSHSRSAEGLVDPDGKSVVMYFSHIDELYSFFCTLAACYGDDSDESVKEFELTGVDVVVAADCVRGLKCQEAAEVSSSVLPDKNPKQDIEVVVSDSVRGLKRQEATEVSSSVPLNKTTEDTVVDVDVLCTSVQDNALFFNPLSESVCKDLCKHIKVEFQKPSVADPKTVGPLGAPCQNDKIVADAASIHKYKVNVKHKENVKAASKHKYKANPQHQQKVKAFGKQKYCNNEQFKKKTRAAFRNNQKQLKQKWENFTYVLEQFLNEDQDGPEYICCVCLKLLFRNQVLPCRKDDFMVKPKCANIANTCISEAYLHACNSDCPSPCPLSNCRGSLWICYTCNSKLCKGQMPSECSENNLQLDDIPPELACLNTIEQHIVALNINFMQVLALPKGGQRGIHGPVTCVPSRVTESVKLLPRSNMDGCLLPVKLKRKLTYKGHYEYQYVDTERVRRAIGFLKQNNQYYLDIDFNEEWVNEFVREEEAAMDTGADVNVDAEKRAEQEQVEDLDDELLHDRQRHCMYQDTFFMPVDIAQEALDHYFEGILNLAPAEGNSPVSLLSDKDNEAKCFPKEFPLGRNTFHSPRPVPLTMCRYFINRLLHVDGRFAQNFKFLFLALYMLEVQQVVSKVSIALRKGHSGQANAAAGEGTLENLLQYDNGYRFMQPIRGTPPFWQTAQKDLFACIRQLGIPTWFCSFSSADLRWPSLLKTLLKQEGSTRRVEDLDWAERCDLLRRHPVTAARMFDSRWHRFLRKVILSPAQPIGKVIDYFYRVEFQQRGSPHVHCLFWIENAPKLGVNTDEEVVQFVDKYVTCELPSDPDLLEKVTSVQQHSKRHSKTCKKNNKVCRFNFPRPVSARTFIKQKDPESEPLVTKEEAEFIMSVLKNAIVDENNLCLSAVELFASLGLSQFTFEQVYSVLDGHTHIVLKRDVAEAWINNYNEKLLTCWNANMDIQYVVDAWACVVYIISYISKAERDMGLLLSNAQKEASKGNVSAKEAFKKLGSVYLHNRDVSAQEAVYRVTNMHLKEFSRKVTFVPTGDNIVRMSKPIGEIDDEMGEDIWMTNTIDRYLNRPNDSTFNDMCIATFVSEYRLLGPSDKCKNPIILLNGLGAITKRTRTKPAVVRYARFSETKNTELFHQSILQLFMPYRVDVDLKPPPFESFELFYKTGDVCLSDGSVQLVKSIVDSNRRRFELAAEDLDEVHEQMESGEIHEDAWGLLCPEQEVERLESREEFREMLQAVGSEQEQEAIPDLAVRNEQVGNIEKRNVMSRQEGLLLVKTLNEQQLSIFYKIRQWCLDKVAGNNPEPLHVFITGGAGTGKSHLIRAIQYEASRLFGPICHSPENVSVLLTAPTGIAAYNLQAATIHTTFSIGTNVSLPYTPLGEEKINTLRVKYMDLQIVIIDEISMVDKKLFTYIHGRLRQIKQSGDFSPFGNVSVVAVGDFYQLSPVMGQALYKENIGVNLFTDLFKIADLRTVVRQKDNTFAELLNRLRVRSRLTPLLDGDIDILKHCETGEDPDVLHIFTKNSFVSNYNLKILNRVCPEKVTISARDFGYDKKTGKLIEIQGHLHKSKQASLEESLILGVNARVMLCKNVDLSDGLVNGVCGIITHIVQNPQTKQPPLAIYVKFDDDRVGAQKRRQTRTPAHLTGSTRIEPEEEQANKRGEKRRQFPLKLAWACTVHKVQGVTVDQAVVSLKQVFTAGQAYVALSRVRSLEGLVIQDFDEDAIYCNDGIRTALQNMPPFIVSSMPWHLQEAHVLTFFYMNVHGLERHVSDLALCTQHWQPNCIAVVETWLTVNSSFQTSHIEGFNFHSRPRSLSYQQSNHPALTSLLGKAHGGVGIYCEANLNYEITVRDFSLECLVNYFAEYKIIVSVIYRPPSYPMSLFKYNLDRLLNWLESHCATVAVTGDFNDDILKSSNLCNFMIEKGYVQYVTSPTTERGTLIDHLYVKSTEYDIDSVVVPTYFSDHEGIVFSFKGRSS encoded by the exons ATGACT ATGCCTAAGGACAAGGGATGGAAGCGCTCCCTTGctgcgaagaggaggagggaggagcagcttGAGGGAAAGCCTGCTTTCCCGATAGCGGTTCACCTTCCACCTTTTTCCACCGGTGCCGAGACCTTTACCC GCCTTGGTACTGGTTCTCGCCATTCGGTGAAGCCGTGGCCAACTTCCACCGTCACCGGGAAGTGCCACAAGTTGGACTTGCCGCCGGACTTGTCCTCCGACAAGAAG tTCGTTCTGATTGTCGGGAACTCGCATCTTCGTGCTGTCGTTGATGCCATCGTGCCGATGCCAGAGGGCTGCCTGTCCTTTGCCATCAGTGCGACTCCCGGAGGTTCTGCCCGTGACCTTCGGATGCAGCTGGCGGCTATGACGGCTAAGCACCTACCCAAAG AGCCCGCTTTGGTGTGTGTCATGGCGCCGTGCAACAACCTCACGGCCAGCAGGACGGTTGACGAGGCTGCAGAGGAGTTTGGCCAACTCCTCAGGTATGTCTGCGGCCGCTGGCCAAAG GTGTGTGTCGTGGATTTCCCACCTCGCCTTGCTGGCAGCGTGGAAATTCAGACCCTCCTTCGCCAGGAGTACCACCGTGTGTCAGCCCGCTTTCAGGTCAACTTTGTCCAGATAGCCGACCACTTTCCCCGACACCGACGAGAGCTGTGGTGCAGGGATGGC atCCACCTGAGTGATGACGCTGGGATGGGAATCCTTGTTCAGTTGCTGTGGCAGGCTTGCTACACGCAGCTAGAGGTCTCTTCCCCCGCTTCCTCTGTGGCGGCGCCCCGCCCTCGCACATCCACCAGAAGGGTCTCGCCAAGAGTGGTTGTGACGGGACCGCTGCCCGTGCCACGACCACCCCCTCCTGAGTGGATTCCCATTGTGCGGGGCAGAAAG AACCAGCCTAGGGACTCGGCCTTCCCTGTGGGTCCCAAGGGGCGCCTGGTTCAACGGGAG GTGGAGACCGTCTTCTCCATCCCCCTGTCGCCCGTCCTCTTCAGCCCTGCTATGCTGGTCGAGATGGATGCGAGGTTTCCATTTGGCCTGACCAGCTCTGTGGAGGACGTGGCCACCTTTCCTTCGGGAAAGAAG acGTCTCGGGCGAGGCGTCGCAAGGCTGCTTCCTCAAAGAAACGCCAGCCCAAGCGGCAG GCGGAGGCAGTTGTGGTAGAGGTGACACCAGGATCGTCCCCTACCAGCGTGGCCATCCTGGATTCGTTCCTGGAGGACcag gcGGAGGCAGTTGTGGTGGAGGTGACACCAGGAACGTCCCCTACCAGCGTCGTCATCCTGGATACTTTCCTGGAGGacgag TCCGGAGATGTGGAAGTGACTCCAGGAACGTCACTTGCCAGTTCCAGGGACCAAATGCAGATGTTGATGGATgag GCCATGGACATCAGCCCTCCTGTGACCCCGCCGCTGCCGCCTCTGACCTGTCCTCTTCTGACCTGTCAACCTTCTTCTTCTGTGACCAGTCAGCCTTCTCTTCTCAGCCCTCCACCAGCTGTCCAAGAGGAGAGAGCTTCTGACAAAGATAAGTCTTGTGCACATGTTGTACCCGTCGGTATTCCTTCTGTCGTTAGGGGTAGTTTTCATCAGGGTGATTTTAGGTTCGAGTATGCAGGTGTACAGTGTATGGCGATAGCTTTGGTAGCTTTAGCTAAGCACTCGGTGTGTAATGTGTTTTCATGGGATCAGAGGCAGTTAGATTTGGTTTTGAATCTTGGGGATGCACTGTACACAGATAGGCGGAATCGGGGCTTGACTCATGGGCGTGACTTGTTAATTGCTTCAGACCTGCCACGTGAGTCAGTTATAGATGGGCAGCAGTTTAGCTTTTCTTTCAGTCAGCCAGTTAATGGGGCTGCAAATGTTGTTGAGCATGAGTTTATTGAGGTGGGCGCGTGGGTAACCTTAGATGGTGCTTTAGAGCAAATGTTGGCACAGTACAACACATGTCTTATGACACTCTGTGGTGCTGCTTGTGCCGTTATTAAAGACAATGGGCGGTATGCTGTGGTGGACTCTCACTCGCGTAGTGCTGAAGGGTTGGTAGATCCTGATGGTAAAAGTGTGGTAATGTATTTTAGTCATATTGATGAGCTGTAtagttttttttgcacattggcTGCGTGTTATGGTGATGACTCAGATGAGTCTGTCAAAGAGTTTGAATTGACTggtgttgatgttgttgttgcagctgattgtgtgagGGGCTTAAAGTGCCAAGAGGCCGCAGAGGTTTCTTCTTCTGTACTCCCTGATAAAAACCCAAAGCAGGACATTGAAGTTGTTGTATCTGATAGTGTGAGGGGCTTAAAGCGCCAAGAGGCCACAgaagtttcttcttctgtaccCCTAAACAAAACGACAGAAGACACTGTTGTTGATGTAGATGTGCTGTGCACCAGTGTTCAAGACAATGCTCTGTTCTTCAATCCACTTAGTGAAAGTGTTTGTAAGGATTTGTGCAAACACATTAAAGTCGAGTTTCAGAAGCCCAGTGTAGCAGATCCTAAAACTGTAGGGCCTCTAGGTGCCCCgtgtcaaaatgacaaaatcgtTGCGGACG CTGCCAGCATccacaaatataaagttaatgtaaaacataaagaaaatgtaaaagcaGCCAGTAAACATAAGTACAAAGCAAATCCCCAACatcaacaaaaagtaaaagcatttggcaaacaaaaatattgcaataatgaacaatttaaaaagaaaactcGGGCAGCATTCAGGAACAACCAAAAGCAATTGAAACAAAAATGGGAAAATTTCACTTATGTTTTGGAACAATTTTTAAACGAAGATCAAGATGGTCCAGAGTAcatttgctgtgtgtgtttaaagctgTTATTTAGAAACCAGGTCTTGCCTTGTAGAAAGGATGACTTTATGGTTAAACCAAAATGTGCCAATATTGCTAATACCTGTATCTCTGAGGCCTATTTACATGCGTGCAATAGTGATTGTCCATCTCCGTGCCCCCTCTCCAATTGTAGAGGTAGTTTATGGATCTGCTACACATGCAACTCTAAACTGTGTAAAGGTCAAATGCCATCTGAATGCTCAGAGAATAATTTGCAATTGGACGATATTCCACCTGAGCTCGCTTGCTTGAACACTATTGAACAGCACATAGTTGCTCTTAACATTAATTTCATGCAAGTTTTAGCTTTACCAAAGGGGGGTCAGCGAGGGATCCATGGTCCGGTCACATGTGTGCCTTCAAGAGTTACCGAGTCAGTGAAGCTATTGCCGCGTAGTAACATGGATGGTTGTCTATTGCCAGTAAAACTTAAACGTAAACTTACTTATAAAGGACATTATGAGTATCAGTATGTAGATACAGAGCGCGTACGGAGGGCCATTGGatttctgaaacaaaacaatcagtATTATTTAGATattgattttaatgaagaaTGGGTAAACGAGTTTGTTAGGGAAGAAGAAGCAGCTATGGATACAGGTGCAGATGTTAATGTGGACGCAGAGAAACGGgcagaacaggagcaggtgGAAGATTTAGATGATGAGCTTCTGCATGATAGGCAACGTCATTGTATGTATCAAGATACGTTTTTCATGCCGGTTGATATCGCTCAGGAAGCTCTTGATCACTATTTTGAGGGTATTTTAAATTTGGCTCCGGCTGAGGGGAACAGTCCGGTTAGTTTGTTGTCCGATAAAGACAATGAGGCTAAATGCTTTCCAAAGGAGTTTCCATTAGGTCGTAATACGTTTCATAGTCCTCGGCCTGTTCCTTTGACCATGTGCAGATATTTCATTAACAGACTGCTGCATGTGGATGGTAGATTTGCACAAAATTTTAAGTTTCTTTTCTTGGCATTGTACATGTTAGAAGTCCAGCAGGTTGTATCTAAAGTGTCGATTGCGTTGCGAAAGGGACATTCTGGTCAGGCCAATGCTGCTGCAGGTGAAGGAACTTTAGAAAATTTGTTACAATATGATAATGGTTATCGTTTTATGCAGCCTATTAGAGGTACCCCGCCCTTCTGGCAGACTGCACAAAAAGATTTATTTGCGTGTATTCGTCAGCTTGGTATTCCAACGTGGTTTTGTTCGTTCAGTTCTGCAGATCTCCGCTGGCCAAGCCTCCTTAAAACGCTCTTAAAGCAGGAAGGTAGTACCCGGAGGGTTGAAGATTTAGATTGGGCAGAGAGGTGTGACCTTTTACGTCGTCACCCTGTAACTGCGGCTCGCATGTTTGACTCCCGTTGGCACCGATTTTTACGTAAAGTTATTCTTTCACCCGCTCAGCCAATCGGTAAAGTCATAGACTATTTTTATCGGGTAGAATTCCAACAGCGCGGGTCTCCCCACGTCCATTGTTTATTTTGGATTGAAAATGCTCCAAAGCTTGGAGTAAATACGGATGAGGAGGTGGTTCAGTTTGTtgataaatatgttacgtgtgaACTACCCTCTGATCCGGATTTACTGGAAAAAGTTACTTCGGTGCAGCAGCATTCTAAGCGtcactcaaaaacatgcaaaaaaaacaacaaagtctgTCGTTTTAATTTTCCACGTCCGGTATCTGCACGCACGTTTATCAAACAGAAGGACCCCGAATCAGAGCCTCTTGTTACAAAAGAGGAAGCAGAGTTTATTATGAGCGTGCTGAAGAATGCTATCGTTGATGAAAATAACCTGTGTCTTAGTGCAGTTGAGTTGTTTGCGTCTTTGGGTTTATCGCAGTTCACATTTGAACAAGTGTACAGTGTTTTAGATGGGCACACACACATAGTTTTAAAGAGGGATGTGGCTGAGGCCTGGATTAATAACTACAACGAGAAATTATTAACCTGCTGGAACGCCAATATGGACATCCAGTATGTTGTAGATGCGTGGGCTTGTGTCGTTTacattatttcatatatttctaAAGCAGAGAGGGACATGGGTTTATTGTTAAGTAATGCACAAAAAGAGGCTTCCAAAGGTAATGTAAGTGCAAAAGAGGCATTTAAAAAATTAGGCAGCGTGTATCTTCATAATCGTGATGTCTCTGCACAGGAAGCTGTCTACCGCGTGACAAACATGCACTTAAAAGAATtttcaagaaaagttacatttgtgcCGACCGGTGATAATATAGTGCGTATGAGCAAACCAATTGGTGAAATAGATGATGAAATGGGGGAAGACATTTGGATGACAAACACCATTGATCGTTATTTAAATAGACCAAATGACAGCACATTTAATGACATGTGCATCGCGACATTCGTATCCGAATATCGCTTGCTCGGGCCGTCggacaaatgtaaaaatccaaTTATTTTACTGAACGGATTGGGTGCGATTACTAAAAGAACACGGACCAAGCCCGCAGTTGTTAGATATGCGCGTTTTTCTGAGACTAAAAACACAGAGTTATTTCATCAAAGTATCCTTCAGTTATTCATGCCGTATCGCGTTGATGTCGACCTTAAGCCACCTccatttgaatcatttgaacttttctataaaactggggatgtgtgtttgagtgacgGGTCTGTGCAATTGGTAAAGTCAATAGTTGATTCAAATAGGCGTCGATTCGAACTTGCAGCTGAGGACTTGGATGAGGTTCATGAGCAGATGGAATCTGGAGAGATTCATGAGGATGCATGGGGCTTGCTCTGCCCAGAACAGGAAGTGGAGAGGTTGGAGTCGAGGGAGGAGTTCAGAGAGATGTTGCAGGCTGTTGGTTCTGAGCAGGAGCAAGAGGCTATTCCAGACTTGGCTGTAAGAAACGAACAAGTTGGTAAcatagagaaaagaaatgtgatGAGTCGTCAAGAGGGTCTTTTACTTGTGAAAACTCTGAATGAGCAACAGCTGTCCATTTTTTATAAAATACGGCAATGGTGTTTAGACAAAGTAGCTGGTAACAACCCAGAGccattgcatgtttttatcacaGGTGGAGCAGGCACAGGGAAAAGTCACCTGATCAGAGCAATTCAATACGAGGCGTCGCGTCTATTTGGTCCGATTTGTCATAGTCCGGAAAATGTTAGTGTTTTGTTAACGGCTCCAACAGGGATAGCAGCATATAATTTACAGGCGGCTACTATCCACACAACATTTAGTATTGGTACTAATGTTTCCCTCCCCTACACACCACTGGGGGAGGAAAAGATTAATACACTGCGCGTTAAATACATGGATTTACAAATTGTAATAATTGATGAAATATCCATGGTAGATAAAAAGTTATTTACTTATATTCATGGGCGATTGCGTCAAATCAAACAATCAGGTGACTTTTCTCCATTTGGAAATGTGTCTGTTGTCGCTGTTGGGGATTTCTATCAATTATCACCGGTCATGGGTCAAGCTctgtacaaagaaaacataggtgttaatttatttacagatttattcAAAATTGCAGATTTAAGAACTGTAGTCAGACAAAAAGATAACACTTTTGCAGAGCTATTAAATCGGCTTAGAGTCCGCTCAAGGTTGACACCACTGCTTGATGGAGACATAGATATATTAAAACATTGTGAAACAGGCGAAGATCCCGATGtgttacacattttcaccaaaaacagctttgtatcaaattacaatttaaagatATTGAATAGAGTTTGTCCAGAAAAAGTAACAATCAGTGCGCGTGATTTTGGCTATGACAAAAAGACCGGGAAGTTAATCGAGATACAAGGCCATCTCCATAAATCCAAACAAGCCAGTTTGGAGGAGTCATTAATCTTGGGTGTAAATGCGCGTGTAATGCTCTGTAAAAATGTAGATTTATCTGATGGTTTAGTAAATGGGGTATGTGGCATTATTACACATATAGTTCAAAATCCACAGACAAAACAGCCTCCTCTTGCAATCTATGTTAAATTTGACGACGATCGAGTAGGCGCACAGAAGAGGAGGCAAACACGTACCCCTGCTCACCTGACTGGTTCTACTCGCAtagaaccagaggaggagcaggcgaATAAACGAGGGGAAAAGCGGCGTCAGTTTCCTCTTAAACTCGCGTGGGCGTGTACAGTACATAAAGTACAGGGTGTTACTGTAGATCAAGCAGTGGTGTCCCTTAAACAGGTATTCACGGCGGGTCAGGCGTATGTGGCCCTTAGTCGCGTTAGGAGTTTAGAAGGTCTTGTCATTCAGGACTTTGATGAAGATGCCATTTATTGTAATGATGGCATTAGAACGGCGCTTCAGAACATGCCTCCCTTCATAGTCTCGAGTATGCCCTGGCACCTACAAGAGGCACATGTcctgacatttttttatatgaatGTTCATGGTTTAGAACGGCATGTGTCCGATTTGGCTTTATGCACACAGCACTGGCAGCCTAACTGTATCGCTGTGGTAGAGACATGGTTAACTGTAAATTCATCTTTTCAAACTAGTCACATTGAAGGTTTTAACTTCCACAGTCGTCCCCGTAGTTTATCTTATCAGCAGAGTAACCATCCAGCACTGACTAGTTTACTGGGCAAAGCGCACGGCGGCGTTGGTATTTACTGTGAAGCAAACCTTAACTATGAAATCACAGTACGAGATtttagtttagaatgtttagtgAATTATTTTGCAGAGTATAAAATTATAGTTTCTGTCATTTACCGTCCACCGTCATACCCCATGTCTCTATTTAAGTATAATTTGGACAGATTATTGAATTGGCTTGAATCACATTGTGCCACTGTGGCAGTGACGGGAGATTTTAATGATGACATATTGAAATCTTCAAATCTCTGCAATTTTATGATAGAAAAAGGTTATGTTCAATATGTCACATCTCCCACAACAGAGAGGGGGACATTAATTGATCATTTATATGTTAAATCTACAGAGTATGACATAGATTCTGTAGTGGTGCCAACGTACTTCAGCGACCATGAGGggatagtattttcttttaagggTAGATCTTCGTAG